The following is a genomic window from Nicotiana tabacum cultivar K326 chromosome 3, ASM71507v2, whole genome shotgun sequence.
AGATAGTAACTTGGCTGTCCAACATTGCATTCTACTCAACATCTTGTCAATTAAGGGCTCACACTGGACTATTGACAGCCTCTTTGTACTCAATAGGACACCAAGATATATAAAGGGTAGATCACCTTTAGTATATCCTAGTATTTCTAGAATTCTTTGTTGCACCCTGTTGTCAACTCCACCAAAGTATACACTGCTCTTGCTTATGTTTGCTTTTAGTCCAGAAGCTTTGGAGAATCTTTGAAACTGATTATGAATTTCCACCACAGATTTCTCCTCTCCCTTGCAGAATAGCAGTAGGCCATCAACAAATCCTAACTGTATAAGGTTCAGTTTAGCACACCTTGGATGGAACTTGAAGTTTTGTTGTTTCGTAGCTGCTTGAGTAATCTACACAAGTACTCCATTGCTATGACAAAAAGCGGTGGTGAGAGTGGATCTCCTTGCCTTAGCCCTCTCTTTGCTTCAAATGGCTTGATTGGCTTCCCATTTACTATGGTTGAGTAAGATACTGTGCTTATACTTGCCATCACCCAATTTACATATTTTTCAGGAAGTCCCAGCAGTCTCATTACTTGTTCCATATAAATCCATTCTGCTGAATCATAGGCCTTCTGCATGTCTATCTTTGACATGCATCTGGGTGATGTATTCTTCCTTCCATATCCTTTGACCAATTCATGGCTCATTATAATATTATTCGTGATCACTCTTCCTGGTATAAAGGCTATTTGACAATTATCTATCACCTCTGGCAAGACTTCCTGCAATCTGTTTGTTAAGATTTTGGATATGATCTTGTATAGAACAGTGCAACATGATATAGGTCGAAACTCTTTAATATTGTTGAGATTCTTCACTTTTGGGATCAGAGTTATATTAGTACAGTTGATTTGCTTACACATTTCTGGATTGTCAAAGAATTTCAATACTGCTTGAGTCACCTCCTTGCCTATTATATGCCATGCTTTCTTGTAGAAAAAAGCATTGTATCCATCACAGCCGGGAGCTTTGTTGTCATCAATACTCTGAAGTGCTTGTTTAACCTCCTCTCCAGTTACTTTTCTTATCAAATTCAATTGTTGCTGTCTATTTAATTTGTTCCCCTACTTCATTACTTCTGAGTTTACTGCTGGCAATTGTACTGCTGCTGTTCCCAATAGATTTTTGTAGAAGTTTAGAATCTCATCTTCCACATCTGTAGCTGTATTTAGTAATTGACATGCATTATTAAACAAACAACCTATATGGTTAGTGGCTTATCTAATCTTAGTACAAGCTTGGAAATATGTTGTGTTTGCATCTCCCAAGTTGAGCCATTTGATCCTTGACTTTTGCCTCATAATGCTTTCTTCAATTTCAATCCATTTAGCTAGCTCATTCattgcttctttttcttgtgtTATACCTTCTGTACTGcaaccaggtccatcccttgcTTCTGAATCCCCTCCAACTTTAGTCTTGCTTCTTGAATTCTTTGCACAGTATTGTTAAATTCTTGTCTATTCATTTGCTTCAGTTTGCTCTGTATCATCTTTAGTTTCCTCCATACTCTAGTCATTGTTTTtccttcttctctttttctccagCATTCATACACAACATCCTTAAATCCTTTATGTTGTGCCATacaattaaagaacttgaaaggTCTCCCACCATTCTTTTGCTCATAGTCCATTGTTAGACTTAATGGACAATGATCTGAGAACCCAGGTTGCAATGCCCTTCCTTCCATTTAGGCCATTTTTGGATCCAGGCAGCAATAACAAGAATTCTATCAATTTTGTTGTGGACATGGTTGTTAGTCCACGTATACTTCCTTCCTACTGTCTTTAATTCAGTTAGTCCATTTCTCCAGATGAAATCTTTGAAGTTTTTCACTTCAAATTCCTGTACTGGTGTCCCTTTAGCCCTATCTTCATTAGTCAAGATGGTGTTGTAGTCTCCCATTAACACACAAGGATCAGTAGCACTAGCTATTGCTTTTTTCATATCTTCCCATAGTATTTTCCTATCTTGTATTGTATGCTTATCGTAGACAACACCAAATCTGAATTTATTGCCATTTTGCCTCTCTGTGACTTCCCCTATTATGTATTGTTGGTGCATTTCATACCCTTTAAAGTCTACCCTTGTTTGATCCCAAGCAATCCATATTCTACCACCTGGAGCCTGTGAATAATTTGCTGTCCATCTCCAATTATTGAAGATCTTCTTTATGATACCTTCTGCCTTTGTTTCTTTAACTCTATTCTCCAAGTCTGCTATAAGCACTACCTTATTCTCCCTAATAAATTTTTTTAGTTCCTTTTGCTTATACACCTTATTCATACCTCTAACATTCCACACTATGATGTTCATCATTATAAATTTCTTTGATTGATGTTACCCCTTCTGCCTCTATCCCTAGGCAGTTCCCTCTCTTTGTTTTGTTCCCTTGTCATTTGGACTAGCCTTTGTGCAGTATCTACCAAAGATGTGAAAGCATTGCCAGTGTTAACTTCCATCTTATTTCTTTCATCTCCATTCTTCTTTGTAGCAGATTTGCCTTTTGCCAATTGCCATTGTTCTTCCTTTAAATTGTTACTTTGTATCCCATCACTGACTTCTTCCAATTGCTCCAGGAATCTGCCTCTTGTATCAATTTTATCAGTCTTGGGATCTAGATTTCTTATAACTTTCCATATCTTTCCTTGGTTCTGCATACCATATGTTTGATGCCCCACCTCTTGCTTCTGAACTTTCTTGTTGTGGcatgagtttagctactcatactcatagtaacaatatcccaagtattttgcataaataaattacaaagtaaagatgaagaaataTAGACATCGATGATTCTATCTCCCAACGGGTGTTCCACGAGTTATTCTTGCCTTCGGTCGCCAAAAACTCCCTCAAAAGTGGTGTTTATTATCTATTTATATGTGTTGGAAAAGCCCTAAACGACATAACCCCAATCCAAGTCCAACAAGGAGACGAAATAAGCCTTCAAAATCCGGATCAGGCTCGCCTCAAACCGTGCCTCACGAGGTAAACATGAGATGTATCTCGCCCCAGACTATGTGACGCCTGCCTCCACGCGAGCTCAACCTCGCCTTATCCCTCGCTTTGCCTGCTCCCACGCGAGCTCAAAGGCTCGCTTCACCAGCTTCCACGCGAGCTCAAAGGCTCGCCTCGCTTGCTGCTTCATTTCTTCTGCTGCTCAATTCGTTCTTTCGTCTTTCCAACTGTTTTCGAGCACTCTTTACACTTTACATATTCCTGCTTTAATTTCATCTCCaatgtacctacacataaaatagactccattacgcgTAAATAaagtatagtttagcattaacgCACCTAAAATACATTGTAAATAAtgtgctaaaatataaaattatagccacacatcagaTACCAGTAGCGAATAAAATGAATAACTTCGATTTAAAGAGAAAGATCTTGATGCATTGGAATAGGGAAGCTATTTTGGAAGGTCATAGGCTGTGTTAGACACATGTTGCTTCAAGGGTGTATTTTCCCCCATTTCTCCGCAAAAATAATGCAAATTCCCCCATTTTTCCGCAAAAATAATGCAAATTAGGGGATAATAGGATTTccgcaaagaaaaagtgtgtagttAAAATTTCGGGTATTGATCAGGAGGTGCTTatgcattttttccaaaataaatattaGTTTAGAATAGAAGTTTAAAAATCCCACCACCTCCCCCCGCTCTTCCCCCCGAACCTGATTCCTCTGCTTTTATGCTGATAATGTTTAGTTATGAGAATAATAATTATATGCAGTTTCCACTTTCCCAGGCCAATCAATTCTCCCTATATCCATAATAGATGCATATAATGTCTTTTCCTTAAAAGGGATAACATGAGAAAGTCAAGAATATGATCCCTTCATAGGCCACTATAGCCAGAATCATGTTCTTAGTCTTGGATAACAAACAATACTTTTCACATTTTGAAGTAATTTAACACTAACTTTTTCATGTTGTACATAATTTTACTGACTAAGGCGGAGCTAGGATTTAAACcttacaaattatgaattataggACAGGCCTCAAGTTATATTCAGATTTTGTTTAACCTAGATATATGGTTTCGATCAAAGCTATAGAGTTCTGCAAGACCTGATCTGCTCGTGTTTACATACATGTTATCGCATACTTGTGAGCACACACTTCcaaagtctttttttttcttaaactccgtaccgTAAAGACCTTGCCATATAATGGAAAGGAGAGAGTGATTATTTCTTAATGGCATATCCAATGAGGAATATCCGGGGACTAATCTTTTCACCCGAACATgagcacaacaacaataacagcgtCCCAATTAAATTTCATTAGTGGGGTCTGAGAacggtagtgtgtacgcagatttTAGTGTATACGAAGACCTTAACCCTACTCCCAAGAgggtaaagaggttgtttccgaaagactctCCGTTCAAGAAGACAAAAAGAGATAATATTCACCCGTACATGAGAATCACATGATTAATTAACGTACAAGGAACTGTATTAATCTCCTCTTATTAATATGTTCTCTTCACAACAATCTCTGACCTCACAAATTACTCTTTCCCATTTCTAAAAGCTAACTTCAAGATTTAAATGGCAAAGAACCATATTACCACCAAAGACTGTCAGTCTAAAAAGATTGTCAAGATGGAGAATGCCACAAAACTGATCCCAAAGTCTGAAATAGAAAGGCAATCAAATATGATACTTATAGGCAACAAACGTACACCAGGTATTGTTAGGAAGTTAAACTTATTATTTTGTTCATGTTAAAGGGTGGtttgatacaacaacaacaacccaatataatttcactagtggggtctagggaggatagtgtgtacgcagaacttacccctaccctgggataaagaagttgtttccgatagaccgtTGGTATCCCTCCCTCCAACAACCCAATATAACTATAGCTTTCTTGTTAATAAGTTTATTTATTTGCAGATATGTGTAAGTCCAATCCTGTGCCTGTTTTCAACTATGTTTTCATATAGTTGACGAGTATTTTCAGTCAGGATTGTGGTGTTAATAATTCATGGTGTACCCTTTCTTTTTTAGCTGCTGAAACTTTTCTTTATATAACAGAAGAGAAGATTGACAAGATTCCAAAGAAAAGCATCTGTGCGTGTGCCATATTGTGAGATTGTAAGTGATTCGGTTTAATTTTGTGATATTGCGCGCGTGTATACAAAATCTGAGGTttaataaatattcaattaaatattACCATTTGATTTTTTTATCTATGTCAAGCGGGTCAATATTAAAATACCTGAACCCGACCGTATTTTGGGTAAAATTAAGTCCGCTTCTTATTTACACAAGAAAATGACAACGCTGAAAATGAAATCCGATAATGGTTCACTTACTTTGTCAAATTTACACCCATAAAAGTGCCGACCTGGATTTTTTGATGTCCATGATACTTTCAGTTCAACTtgaaattcacaagaacaaatatccattccattataaaaaaataattttctttgagacATGGATTCACTTCAAACTTCAAGTTTAGATGAAATAAACCCACAAAAAAAATCAGAATAAatgaaggaacaataaaattgCAAAAACTCTTTTGAGCTTCATaaaatctttttattatttttaagagggTAAAATGAGGTgttaaaaaaggggtgtgacagctttggcgactctactggggagtTGCAGGTTCGAGCTGATACTACGATCTTATTGGCTTTTTAGAATATTCGTCTGAGGTTTTTATGCTTTTTATtagttttatctgatttttattatgtttttatacTTTGTTATTATTTGCTAGTTGTTtatgtttgtcacgacccaaaatccaactagtcgtgatggcacctaacttattccgctaggtaagccaactccTCCAATCCAATACAAATATAACTTATTGAGGAAAAATAAATAATcctttatacatttcccaaggactggtagtacaaatcatgagcttttatgagtagaatttacaaaactaataTGAAACAAATACATCTTCattttgaaaagtacataaacagagttgaatgaatctaaagctaccatgaataagaggcagctacgacATGGATGCCAATACATCTTCCAAGTTAGCTCTCATCGAACACGGCGACATCAACATCcgaaatctgcacgcaatgtacaggaagtgtagtatgagtacaaccgaccacatgtactcaatgagtaacaaacctaaacttaggttgaaagtagtgacgagcttgtaccaaggccAGGGTCCACACCCATATCCAGTAATACTTCACAACAATATTCATAAGCAGCACAAAGAATAACttaataataaaatgctcagctcgttcacagtttaagaaaagtaaacaatttcttttcaagtataacagtaaaactcaattctttttactgaaatcaccaaaatatgagtaagtctgaagaCTGTGATTTTCCCCATAAAACTTTCTTTCAAAATAGGAGATTTcatttttcaaatggcatgaggaaagtacatctctatgcctatatttCAATGTGCATGCCGATGCAATGCAAAATAGCGacaaaaccatatgcatactctcagagtatcaattcacttaATCCTCCATGTCACTcaatcctctcagtcactcagtcctcccagtcactcaatcctcccaagtcacttggcactcgcactcagtaggtacctgcgctcactgggggtgtgtacagactctgcaGGGGCTCCTACa
Proteins encoded in this region:
- the LOC142179626 gene encoding uncharacterized protein LOC142179626, whose amino-acid sequence is MNIIVWNVRGMNKVYKQKELKKFIRENKVVLIADLENRVKETKAEGIIKKIFNNWRWTANYSQAPGGRIWIAWDQTRVDFKGYEMHQQYIIGEVTERQNGNKFRFGVVYDKHTIQDRKILWEDMKKAIASATDPCVLMGDYNTILTNEDRAKGTPVQEFEVKNFKDFIWRNGLTELKTVGRKYTWTNNHVHNKIDRILVIAAWIQKWPKWKEGHCNLGSQIIVH